The Streptomyces hundungensis genome contains the following window.
TGACCACCGCGATCACGATGACGATCGCCGCGACGAGCAGCGAGAGCAGCACCTGCTCGCGCCCCGAGTCGTCGAACAGCATGTAGACGAGGACGAAGGAGATCATCCCGATCGTGAGCCACGTGAGATAGGGGAAGCCCCACATCTTCACCGTCAGCTTCTCCGGCTGCTCGCGCAGGATGATGCCGCGCATCCGCAGCTGGGTGAAGCAGATCACCAGCCACACGAACAGGGCGACGGCGCCCGAGGAGTTGAGCAGGAAGGCGAAGACGGTGTCCGGCCACTCGTAGTTGAAGAAGACCGCCACGAAGCCGAACACGACCGAGGAGAGGATCGCGACCCGTGGCACGCCCCGCTTGTTGGTCCGGGCGAAGGACTTGGGGGCGTCGCCGCGCTCACCGAGCGAGAACGCCATCCGGGACGCCGTGTACAGGCCGGAGTTGAGGCAGGAGAGCACCGCCGTCAGGACGATCACGTTCATGATCTGGTCGGCGTGCGGGATGCCGATCGTCTTGAGGGCCGCCACATAGGAGCCGTCCGCGACGATCGAGGGGTCGTTCCACTTCAGGAGGGTCAGCACGATGAAGATCGAACCGAGGTAGAAGACCGCGATCCGCCAGATCACGCTGTTGGTGGCCTTCGTCACGGCGCGGCGCGGGTCCTCGGACTCGCCTGCGGCCAGGGTGACGATCTCGGAGCCCATGAAGGAGAACACGACCATCAGCACACCCGTGAGGATCGCGCCGTAGCCCTTGGGGAAGAACCCGCCGGCGTCCGTGAGGTGCGCGAAGCCCTCGCCCGGGTTGTCGGAGCCCGGCAGCACGCCGAACACCGCGAGCAGACCGATGATCACGAAGCCGCCGATCGCGACGACCTTGATCCCGGCGAACCAGAACTCGAACTCACCGTACGAGGAGACCGAGGCGAGGTTGGTGGCGGTCAGGACCACCATCACTATGAGCGCCCAGCCCCACTGCGGGACCCCCGGCACCCAGTCGTGCAGGATCTTCGCGCCGGCGGTGGCCTCGACGGCGAGCACCACGACCCAGAAGAACCAGTAGAGCCAGCCGATGGAGAACCCGGCCCAGCGGCCGAGCGCCCGGTCCGCGTAGGCCGAGAACGAGCCGGACGACGGGCGGGCCGCCGCCATCTCGCCCAGCATCCGCATCACGAAGACGACCATCACGCCGACGAGGGCGTACGAGAGCAGAATGGCGGGTCCTGCCGCGGCGATGCCGGAGCCGGAGCCCACGAACAGGCCGGCGCCGATCACACCACCGATGGCGATCATGGACAGATGACGGTTCTTGAGACCGGCCTTGAGGCCGCTGTCGGGCACCTGCGCATCACCGGGTTCACCGGGCAGGCGGTCTTCCTTCGCAAGGGACGGCTGCGAGGTCATGAACGCTTCCTTACGTCTTCGGAGCACTCGGGTTACGAGCCCGGGTATTCAAACCTGGTCCGCTTCGGGACGGAAGGCCTGAATCCGGATCGTTAGACAGGACCAACGACAGGGACCAAAGGCCTCACCCCGCTCAGCCCTGCCCAGCCCCACGCATGCCACACTCGGGTACATGCGCGTGTACCTCGGCTCCGACCATGCCGGCTTCGAACTCAAGAACCACCTCGTCGAGTGGCTCACGGCCCACGGCCATGAGCCCGTGGACTGCGGTCCGCACATCTACGACGCCCAGGACGACTACCCGCCGTTCTGTCTGCGGGCCGCCGAGAAGACGGCCGCCGACCCGGAGGCGCTCGGCATCGTGATCGGCGGCTCCGGCAACGGCGAGCAGATCGCGGCCAACAAGGTCAAGGGCGTCCGTGCCGCACTGGCCTGGAGCGAGCAGACCGCGGCGCTCGGGCGTGAGCACAACGACGCCAACGTGATCTCCATCGGCGGCCGGATGCACACCGAGGAGGAGGCGACCCGCTTCGTCGAGATCTTCCTCGCCACCCCGTACTCGGGTGAGGAGCGCCACACCCGGCGCATCGAGATGCTCACCGAGTACGAGACCAGCGGCAAGCTCCCCGAGATCCCGGCCCACCACCCGCAGCAGGGCTGAACCCGGCCCATGCCCGAGGGTCACACCATCCACCGCCTGGCCGCCGACCACGACCTGATGTTCGGCGGCCGGCCGCTGCGCGCCGCCAGCCCCCAGGGCAAGTTCTCGGACGGCGCGGCCCTCGTCGACGGCCAGGTCCTGGAAGGCGCCGAAGCCCACGGCAAGCACCTGTTCCTCGGCTTCGGACCCTCGGGCTGGATCCACATCCACCTCGGCCTCTTCGGCAAGTACGCCCTGGGCGAGGCACCGGCCCCGCCGCCCACTGACACCGTACGGCTGCGGCTCCTCAACGACACCGCCTACGCCGACCTGCGCGGGCCGACGACCTGCGCGCTGATCACCGACGGCGAGAAGCGGGCGATACACGACCGGCTCGGCCCCGACCCGCTGCGGCCCGCCGACACCGGCGACAAGGCCTGGCAGCGGATCTCCCGCAGCCGCACCACGATCGCCGCCCTGCTCATGGACCAGAAGGTCATCGCGGGCGTCGGCAACGTCTACCGCGCCGAAGTCCTCTTCCGGCACGGCATCGACCCCTACCGCCCCGGCAAGGACCTCGACCGCGCCACCTGGGACGCGATCTGGGCCGACCTGGTGGAGCTGATGCGCGAGGGCGTACGGCTGAACCGCATCGACACCGTCCGCCCCGAGCACACCCCCGAGGCGATGGGCCGCCCGCCGCGCCTCGACGACCACGGCGGCGAGGTGTACGTCTACCGCCGCGCCCACCAGGGCTGTCACATCTGCGGCGGCGAGATCCGCACCGCCGACCTCGCCGCCCGCAACCTGTTCTGGTGCCCCGGCTGTCAGAAGCCGTGAGGCAGCCAGGGCGCGAGCACGCCGGCGAACGCCGTCGAGGCCTCCGCCAGGGCGCCCTGGCGCAGCTCGCGCACCCGGCCCGCCGCCGCCAGTGAGGCCAGGGTGACGCCGCCGAGGTAGGCGGAGCCCAACTCCCGTACGGACAGCGCCAGTTCGGCCGGGTCCTCGGTGCGGACACAGGAGGCGCCCTTGGCGTCACCGGTCAGCCGCCAGCGGCCCGCGTTCCACGGACAGAAGGCGTCCTCCACCTCGAACACCACATCCACCGGCGCCGTGTACGTACGCGCCTCCAGGGCCGCCCCCACCTCCACCAGACGCACGTGCAGCGAGTCCCGCAGCCGCAGACCGCAGCGGCGCACATCGGAGACCAGGTGCTGGAAGAGGTCGTCGACCGGACGGCTCTTGACCTTCAGCGTGTTCGTCAGGTCCAGGCCGAACAGATAGCGCCACAGCGCCGCGGCGGCCGCCGGGTCCACCGCCTCCAGGTCCTGGAGCGTCACCGTGCCGTTGGCGCCCGTCGGCTCCGAGGCCATCGCGATCCGGTAGCGCGCGTACCCCACGAGTTCCCCGTCCCGCTCGGCCAGGACGCACTGGAGCGGCGATGCGCCGTCGCGGTACGCCACCGGGTCGAGCGTGGTGAACCGGTCCCAGCCCGGCTGGCGGGCCAGCATCCCGGGGCGCCCCGGCACCAGACGCGCGTACAACTCCTCGCACGCCGCGAGGGACTCCCCGGTCTTCACATAGCGCAGCCGCACCTCGTCGGTGCCCGGCGGGACATCGAGCCGCACCCGGGTCGTGTCCACCTCCGCGGACAGCGCCATGGTGCCGATGCCGTAGCCGAACCGCCCGTAGATGGCCGGCTCGGACGCGGTCAGGACGGCGAGCGCCTCGCCGCGCTCCCGCAGATCGTCCAGCTGGCGCCGCATCATCGAGGTGAGAAAGCCGCGACGACGATGGGTGCCCATGACGCCGACCCCC
Protein-coding sequences here:
- a CDS encoding amino acid permease, translated to MTSQPSLAKEDRLPGEPGDAQVPDSGLKAGLKNRHLSMIAIGGVIGAGLFVGSGSGIAAAGPAILLSYALVGVMVVFVMRMLGEMAAARPSSGSFSAYADRALGRWAGFSIGWLYWFFWVVVLAVEATAGAKILHDWVPGVPQWGWALIVMVVLTATNLASVSSYGEFEFWFAGIKVVAIGGFVIIGLLAVFGVLPGSDNPGEGFAHLTDAGGFFPKGYGAILTGVLMVVFSFMGSEIVTLAAGESEDPRRAVTKATNSVIWRIAVFYLGSIFIVLTLLKWNDPSIVADGSYVAALKTIGIPHADQIMNVIVLTAVLSCLNSGLYTASRMAFSLGERGDAPKSFARTNKRGVPRVAILSSVVFGFVAVFFNYEWPDTVFAFLLNSSGAVALFVWLVICFTQLRMRGIILREQPEKLTVKMWGFPYLTWLTIGMISFVLVYMLFDDSGREQVLLSLLVAAIVIVIAVVKEKVLAGRAAAYSGVKDDVTAS
- a CDS encoding ribose-5-phosphate isomerase, with product MRVYLGSDHAGFELKNHLVEWLTAHGHEPVDCGPHIYDAQDDYPPFCLRAAEKTAADPEALGIVIGGSGNGEQIAANKVKGVRAALAWSEQTAALGREHNDANVISIGGRMHTEEEATRFVEIFLATPYSGEERHTRRIEMLTEYETSGKLPEIPAHHPQQG
- a CDS encoding GNAT family N-acetyltransferase; translation: MTMEFRVLDPAEWDQWYAALVVAFGGISDAPDEVDVWRELIDPERTIAVWDGDQCVAGTSTFPFRLSVPGGAVVPAAGVTGVGVMGTHRRRGFLTSMMRRQLDDLRERGEALAVLTASEPAIYGRFGYGIGTMALSAEVDTTRVRLDVPPGTDEVRLRYVKTGESLAACEELYARLVPGRPGMLARQPGWDRFTTLDPVAYRDGASPLQCVLAERDGELVGYARYRIAMASEPTGANGTVTLQDLEAVDPAAAAALWRYLFGLDLTNTLKVKSRPVDDLFQHLVSDVRRCGLRLRDSLHVRLVEVGAALEARTYTAPVDVVFEVEDAFCPWNAGRWRLTGDAKGASCVRTEDPAELALSVRELGSAYLGGVTLASLAAAGRVRELRQGALAEASTAFAGVLAPWLPHGF
- a CDS encoding Fpg/Nei family DNA glycosylase, with product MPEGHTIHRLAADHDLMFGGRPLRAASPQGKFSDGAALVDGQVLEGAEAHGKHLFLGFGPSGWIHIHLGLFGKYALGEAPAPPPTDTVRLRLLNDTAYADLRGPTTCALITDGEKRAIHDRLGPDPLRPADTGDKAWQRISRSRTTIAALLMDQKVIAGVGNVYRAEVLFRHGIDPYRPGKDLDRATWDAIWADLVELMREGVRLNRIDTVRPEHTPEAMGRPPRLDDHGGEVYVYRRAHQGCHICGGEIRTADLAARNLFWCPGCQKP